The genomic window GTTGGAGAAGGGCAACGCTCAGGAATTGCTACAGGTGGTTAAAGACACTCGCGCAGATATGCTGATTGCTGGTGGTCGTAACCAATACACCGCTTTGAAAGCTCGAATTCCTTTCCTTGATATTAACCAAGAACGTCACCATCCTTATGCAGGTTATGTGGGGATGATTGAGATGGCGCGGGAACTGTATGAAGCTCTTTATAGCCCAATTTGGGAGCAAATACGTAAGCCGGCTCCTTGGGAAGAGGAGGCAGTTTAATGGCTCTTATACCCTCGTTCCCAGGCTCCGTCTGGGGACGCATTCCGGGAGCGCTACTGCCCAAGCTTTTAGAGCAGATGAGGCAAAGCCTCACTGTCAGCATTCCCTGGCTCTGCCGGGGAACGAGAAAGTCCACCCTGTGGAATGAGGAGGTATTGTAATGGCGATCGTCACTGTTTCTAACAAATCACTGACAGTTAATCCCCTCAAACAAAGTCAAGCTTTGGGTGCAACCTTAGCCTTTTTGGGATTGAAAGGGACGATGCCTTTATTCCACGGTTCTCAAGGTTGTACTGCTTTCGCCAAAGTTGTCCTGGTGCGGCATTTCCGGGAAGCGATTCCCCTAGCTACAACAGCGATGACGGAAGTCACTACTATCTTGGGTGGTGAAGAGAATGTGGAGGAAGCAATTCTCACTTTGGTAGAAAAGGCTAACCCGGAAATTATTGGTTTATGCACCACGGGATTGACTGAAACCAGAGGGGATGACATTGAGGGCTTTGTTAAAGCAATCCGCGATCGCCATCCAGAATTGAATGATTTAGCGATCGTTTTTGCACCTACCCCAGATTTTAAAGGTGCGTTGCAAGATGGCTTTGCTGTTGCTGTGGAAAGCATAGTTAAGGAAATTCCTCAACCAGGTGAACTCAGAACTGAACAAGTCACGATTTTGGCGGGTTCTGCCTTCACACCAGGGGATGTACAAGAAATCAAAGAGATAGTCACAGCCTTTGGACTGGTGCCTATCTTTGTACCTGACCTTGGGGCTTCCTTAGATGGACACTTAGAGGATGGTTATAGTGCGGTTACAGTCAGTGGAACTACCTTAAAACAGCTACGAGAAGTAGGTAGTTCTGCTTTTACCCTAGCATTGGGTGAAAGTATGCGGGATGCTGCAAAGATTCTAGAAGAACGCTTTGGCACACCTTATGAGGTGTTTAGCGAACTGACTGGATTAGAACCGGTAGATGAGTTTATCCAAGCATTAGCGATTCTGAGCGGTAACAGCGTACCCGAAAAATACCGCCGCCAACGCCGTCAGTTGCAAGATGCGATGTTGGATACTCACTTTTACTTCGGTGCAAAACGAGTTTCCCTAGCGCTAGAACCAGATTTGCTGTGGTCAACAGTGCATTTCCTGCAATCGATGGGAGCGCAAATTCACGCTGCGGTGACAACCACGCGATCGCCCTTACTAGAAAAACTCTCGGTTAAAAGCATCACCATCGGTGATTTGGAAGACTTTGAGAGTCTAGCAGACGGTTCTGATTTGCTGATTGGTAACTCAAATGTAAGTGCGATCACTAAACGGCTCTCGATTCCTCTTTATCGTCTTGGACTGCCAATTTATGACCGTTTAGGTAATGGTCAGTTTACCAAAGTTGGCTATCGAGGCACGATGGAACTTTTGTTTGGCATAGGCAACTTGTTTTTAGAACAAGAAGAGTCATTAGTAGAGACGCGATTAATCGCGTCTGTACAATAGACGCGATTAATCGCGTCTGTACAATAGACGCGATTAATCGCATCTGTACAATAGACGCGCTTAATCGCATCTGTACAATAATCATTCGTCAGTAGTCACTAGTCATTAGCAACTGACAACTAACAATTGACAAAGGACAAAGCACGATGAAAATTGCTTTTACGACAAGTGACCGAATTCATATTAATACTCACTTTGGAGGGTCAGAAGAAATTGATGTTTATGAAATTTCCGATGAAGGATATCACTTTGTAGAAACTATCAAATTTCATTATGAAATCAAAGAAGAGAATAATGAGAGTAAACTCGCGCCAAAAATTGAAGCATTAGGTGATTGCACAATTATTTATGTTTTAGCAATTGGCGGGAGCGCTGCGGCTCGGTTAATCAAGAAAGGTGTCACCCCCGTGAAGGCGCGATCGGAAGAAGACGAAATTAGTCAAGTGCTAACTAAGCTAGTGAAAACCCTCAAAGGTAATCCCCCACCTTGGTTACGTAAAGCTTTACAGCAAAAACCTGCAAATTTTGCCGATGAAGTTGAAAATGAAGCAACGGTATGACCACAAATAATAGTGTTAATGGAACTGCTACAACTGAAGTCTTGAACTCGCCTTTCCTTAAGGTATTAATTAAACAAATTCGGGGTCAAGACAGTTATGGAGTTTATCGTGGTTGGTCGGATGAGTTGATTCTCAAACCCTTTATTGTTACCAAACAAAAGAAACGGGAAATCTCCATTGAGGGCGAAGTTGATCCGATAACTCAAGCACGAATTATGGCTTTTTTTCGAGCTGTAGCTGCTGGGATTGAACAGGAAACAGGTTTGATATCCCAGGTTGTAATTGATTTGAACCATGAAGGATTTGGCTGGGCGTTAGTATTTTCTGGTCGTCTTTTGCTAACTGTGAAAACCTTGCGAGATGCTCAACGCTTTGGCTTTGACTCGCTCGATAAATTAGCCCAAGAGGGAGAAAACTACGTCAAAAAAGGCATTGATTTGGCGAAACGCTTTCCGGAAGTTGGCAACCTGTAACAATTTTAGATTTTGGATTTTGGATTTTGGATTCAAGTTTTAATCACTAGTACACTGTGACGGAAGTTTGCCTACCTTTAACAAACAAAGGGCTTAATCTCCTTGTCGGGTTAATTGAGATGGTAGCTAGATTTCTGCCGTGCTGTACTAATCTCATCACTATTTGATTAAAACAATATCATCCAATCCAAAATTTAAAATCTAAAATCCAAAATCCAATGTGGAGTGGCTGATTGTGCAAGCAGAAGAAACCAGTATTGAGGAATTACAAGGACAAATCAGACGGCTTAACAGCAAAGCTGGTCAAATGAAAATGGATCTGCATGATTTAGCTGAAGGGCTACCAACAGATTACAAACAACTTATGGATGTTGCAGCCGCAACTTATGAAATCTATCGCAAGTTAGATGAGCTTAAGCAACATCTGAAACAATTGGAGAATGCTAAATGACTGGAACAATTGATGAATTCAATAAGCTCGTAGATGCAGAAGAATTTTTTCAATTCTTTAAAATGTCTTACGACTTAGAAGTTGTAAATGTAAATCGTCTACATATTCTGAAAAAGTTTTCTCAATATATGAAGGAAATTGATGATCAGTCTCCTGACTTGAGTCAAGAAGAGAGACTAAATCAATATTCTTTGGCTTTACAAAAAGCCTATCAGGTATTTATTGAATCAACACCCCACGAACAAAAGCTGTTCAAAGTGTTTAACGACAAGCCGAAAAATGTAGTCACACTGACAGAAATCACTTCTGATTAGGAGGTATAAATTGGTTAACCTAACGCCTACCGAATTAGAACGCTATCGTCGCCAAATGATGCTTCCGAATTTTGGCGAAACAGCACAGAAGCGCTTGAAGTCAGCGACAGTTATGGTTACAGGTGTGGGGGGATTAGGCGGTACAGCGGCGCTTTACTTAGCAGTAGCGGGCGTTGGGCGGTTAATCCTAGTCCGGGGTGGTGACTTGCGGCTGGATGATATGAATCGTCAGGTTCTGATGACGGATGATTGGGTAGGTAAGCCAAGGGTATTCAAAGCTAAAGAAACTCTGGACGCGATTAATCCTGATGTCCAAGTGGAAACTGTTCATGATTACATCACCCCGGAAAATGTAGATTCATTAGTGCAGTCCGCTGATATGGCTCTTGATTGCGCCCACAACTTTACAGAGCGCAATTTGTTGAATGATGCCTGCGTGCGCTGGCGTAAGCCAATGGTAGAAGCTGCGATGGACGGGATGGAGGCTTACCTGACGACGATTATTCCTGGTGTGACTCCTTGTTTGTCTTGTTTGTTTCCAGAAAAGCCAGATTGGGATCGGCGCGGCTTTTCAGTTATAGGCGCTGTTTCTGGGACACTGGCTTGTCTAGCAGCGCTGGAGGCGATCAAGCTGATCACCGGGTTTAGTCAGCCTCTATTGTCACAATTGCTGACAATCGATCTGAATCGGATGGAATTTGCTAAACGCCGTTCTCACCGCGATCGCTCTTGTCCAGTATGCGGCAATAGTGCGCCTTGGAGACACGCGCAATCCAATTCGATGGAACCCACGGGTATTGCACAAAATAGTTGATTTCCGTCCCCACCTGAAATCAGAACAACTAATCGCTATAAATCAGGAGACCTAATGGGCGTTATTTTATCAGAAAAAGCAGAATTACATCTGCGGGGATTGCTCCAAGGTTCCGCACCCAACGCTAATGGCGCAACTAAAGGTATCCGCATCTCAGTAAAAGATGGTGGTTGCAGTGGTCATGAATATGCAATGGATATCACCAGCAAGCCCCAACCAGATGATTTGGTAAGCCAGCAAGGCAAAGTGCTGGTTTACGTTGATGCCAAAAGTGCGTCGTTATTAGAAGGAATTGTGGTTGACTTCGTTGAGGGAGTGATGGAAAGCGGTTTTAAGTTCACCAACCCCAATGCAACTGATAAATGCGGTGGTTGTGGAAAGTCCCTCAAAGCAGGTGACAGTAAGCCTACTGGTGTACCTTGCAGCTAACATCATTCCGTTAAGCAATTTTGGATTTTGGATTGCCGATTTTGGATTGAAAGAAACCACTCCACAAGAGTTGGGGCTTGAGAATTTGAAATTTTGGATAAAAGGATTTGTTCCACCCACACAATGTCGGGGCATGAACCGAAATAATTTTTAATTCTTCAATTCTTTAATCTAAAATCTAAAATTTAAAATCTAAAATTGGCACAGTCAATTGTAGAGGCTTCCCATAGATGCGTTCGCCTTGCCTTCAGGTAGCTTCTAGTTCGTGTTGCATCCTTTCCCGATATAGAGAAGCCAACTTAGCGTAGTATCTCCGTAAGAAGAAGGGAAGCAAAAAGTAGGATAGGTTGCTCAAAAACTTCGTAAATTAGACCAACTGTATAACATTTGAGGAGAATCGGAAAATGGCTTCCTACCAAGTTAGATTAATCAGCAAAAAAGAAAACCTCGACACCACAATTGAAGTTGACGAAGAGACCACCATCTTGGACGCAGCGCACGACAATGATATTGACTTGCCGGCTTCTTGTCAAGCAGGTTCTTGCTCTAGTTGTGTTGGCAAGGTCGTTGAAGGTGAAATTGATCAAGAAGATCAAAACTTTCTAGATGACGAGCAGATTTCTAAAGGATTCGCTCTACTTTGTGTCACTTATCCTCGTTCTAATTGCACAATTAAGACACATCAAGAACCTTATCTTGTCTAAACTATTACTTTGGTTTCTACCTTTGGTGACCAAATAAAAGATGAAGGATGAAGGATGAAAATATACTTCATTCTTCCCTTCACAATTCCTAATTTATAATTCCAATGTTTACCCGCTTTAGTATGACTGGCTGTTCATTATAATTATAGAGAACGCGAGAGCGAGGAATCCTTACCTTCTATAAAACTCAGGATGAAACAATCTTGAAAAAACTTATATCAATGGGGATAATACCAGGAACTACTATCACTTTATAACAAAACTTTTTCTGATTAATTATTAAAGTAGGAAACACATCTTTATCAGTAGATATAGAAAGTATTCGTACTATTTATGTCCGTATTATTGATAATTGAATTAATTAACATCTATAGAATATCCTCTTGACCTCACTCCTTTCCTAATTAATTCCACGAGTGAGGTCACTCAATTTATAGATATGAATGCAATTTCGTATTAGAGATACCGCTTGCAAGAAAAGGCAACCTGCCTATTTTTTATTCAACAGCGACTATCACATCTGATGATTTAATCACGGCATAAGCCTGCTTACCTTC from Nostoc sp. UHCC 0926 includes these protein-coding regions:
- the nifN gene encoding nitrogenase iron-molybdenum cofactor biosynthesis protein NifN; this translates as MAIVTVSNKSLTVNPLKQSQALGATLAFLGLKGTMPLFHGSQGCTAFAKVVLVRHFREAIPLATTAMTEVTTILGGEENVEEAILTLVEKANPEIIGLCTTGLTETRGDDIEGFVKAIRDRHPELNDLAIVFAPTPDFKGALQDGFAVAVESIVKEIPQPGELRTEQVTILAGSAFTPGDVQEIKEIVTAFGLVPIFVPDLGASLDGHLEDGYSAVTVSGTTLKQLREVGSSAFTLALGESMRDAAKILEERFGTPYEVFSELTGLEPVDEFIQALAILSGNSVPEKYRRQRRQLQDAMLDTHFYFGAKRVSLALEPDLLWSTVHFLQSMGAQIHAAVTTTRSPLLEKLSVKSITIGDLEDFESLADGSDLLIGNSNVSAITKRLSIPLYRLGLPIYDRLGNGQFTKVGYRGTMELLFGIGNLFLEQEESLVETRLIASVQ
- a CDS encoding 2Fe-2S iron-sulfur cluster-binding protein, which gives rise to MASYQVRLISKKENLDTTIEVDEETTILDAAHDNDIDLPASCQAGSCSSCVGKVVEGEIDQEDQNFLDDEQISKGFALLCVTYPRSNCTIKTHQEPYLV
- a CDS encoding NifX-associated nitrogen fixation protein yields the protein MTTNNSVNGTATTEVLNSPFLKVLIKQIRGQDSYGVYRGWSDELILKPFIVTKQKKREISIEGEVDPITQARIMAFFRAVAAGIEQETGLISQVVIDLNHEGFGWALVFSGRLLLTVKTLRDAQRFGFDSLDKLAQEGENYVKKGIDLAKRFPEVGNL
- the nifX gene encoding nitrogen fixation protein NifX; the encoded protein is MKIAFTTSDRIHINTHFGGSEEIDVYEISDEGYHFVETIKFHYEIKEENNESKLAPKIEALGDCTIIYVLAIGGSAAARLIKKGVTPVKARSEEDEISQVLTKLVKTLKGNPPPWLRKALQQKPANFADEVENEATV
- a CDS encoding HesB/IscA family protein, whose product is MGVILSEKAELHLRGLLQGSAPNANGATKGIRISVKDGGCSGHEYAMDITSKPQPDDLVSQQGKVLVYVDAKSASLLEGIVVDFVEGVMESGFKFTNPNATDKCGGCGKSLKAGDSKPTGVPCS
- a CDS encoding HesA/MoeB/ThiF family protein; amino-acid sequence: MVNLTPTELERYRRQMMLPNFGETAQKRLKSATVMVTGVGGLGGTAALYLAVAGVGRLILVRGGDLRLDDMNRQVLMTDDWVGKPRVFKAKETLDAINPDVQVETVHDYITPENVDSLVQSADMALDCAHNFTERNLLNDACVRWRKPMVEAAMDGMEAYLTTIIPGVTPCLSCLFPEKPDWDRRGFSVIGAVSGTLACLAALEAIKLITGFSQPLLSQLLTIDLNRMEFAKRRSHRDRSCPVCGNSAPWRHAQSNSMEPTGIAQNS
- a CDS encoding FeoA domain-containing protein; this translates as MLTFYKTQDETILKKLISMGIIPGTTITL
- a CDS encoding CCE_0567 family metalloprotein; this encodes MQAEETSIEELQGQIRRLNSKAGQMKMDLHDLAEGLPTDYKQLMDVAAATYEIYRKLDELKQHLKQLENAK
- the nifW gene encoding nitrogenase-stabilizing/protective protein NifW, whose product is MTGTIDEFNKLVDAEEFFQFFKMSYDLEVVNVNRLHILKKFSQYMKEIDDQSPDLSQEERLNQYSLALQKAYQVFIESTPHEQKLFKVFNDKPKNVVTLTEITSD